GCCACCTGCTCAAGTCCGAACTGCCGGGGGCCGAGGTCATCGTGGTCTCCAACCGCGAGCCCTATATCCACAACCGGGAGGGCGACACCATCCGCGTCCAGCGCCCGGCCAGCGGGCTGGTGACGGCACTGGAGCCGATCACCCGCGCCTGCGGCGGGACCTGGATCGCCCATGGCAGCGGCTCGGCAGACGAACAGACCGTGGACCGCCAGGACCACCTCCAGGTCCCCCCGGAGGCCCCCGCCTATACCCTGCGGCGGGTCTGGCTCTCCGAGGAGGAGCAGGAGGGTTATTACTATGGCCTGGCCAACGAGGGGCTCTGGCCACTGTGTCATATCGTCTTCGTGCGGCCGACCTTCCGCGCCTCGGACTGGGCCCAGTATGTCGCGGTGAACCGCAAGTTCGCCGAGGCGGTGGTCGCCGAGGCGCAATCACCCAACCCGCTGGTCCTGGTCCAGGATTATCACTTCGCCCTGTTGCCTCAGATGGTGCGGGAACGCCTGCCCGGCGCCACCATCATCACCTTCTGGCACATCCCCTGGCCCAACCCCGAGGTCTTCGGCATTTGCCCCTGGCGGGAGGAGATCCTGCAAGGGCTGCTGGGCAGCAGCATCCTGGGTTTCCACACCCAGTTCCACTGCCTGAATTTCCTGGATTCGGTCGACCGCTTCCTGGAGTGCCACATCGACCGTGAGCAGAGCACCGCGCGCACCGGCGGCCGGACCACCCTGGTGCGTCCCTACCCGATCTCGATCGAGTGGCCGCCCACCGCGCTGGTCGGCCAGCCGCCGGTGGCCGAGTGCCGCGTCCAGGTGCGCCGGTCCTATGACCTCGATCCCGCGGTGCTGCTGGCCGTGGGCGTCGAGCGCTTCGATTACACCAAGGGAATCGCCGACCGCTTCCGCGCCGTGGAGAACCTGCTCGAGCACCATCCGGAATGGATCGGCCGCTTCACCCTGTTGCAGATCGCGGCCCCGACCCGCAGCAAACTGCCGGCCTATCGCCAGACCCAGGCCGAGGCCGAGGCGGTCGCCACCGGGGTCAATCAGCGTTTCGGCCGGCCCGGCTGGTGGCCCATTGCCCTGGTCGCCCGGCACCACGAGCCCGAGCAGGTCTTCACCCTGTTCCGCGCGGCCGACCTGTGCCTGGTCTCCAGCCTGCACGACGGCATGAACCTGGTGGCCAAGGAGTTCGTCGCCGCCCGCGACGACGACGACGGGGTGCTGGTGTTGAGCAGCTTCGCCGGGGTCTCGCGGGAACTGCTGGAGGCCCTGATCGTCAATCCCTACGACAGCGGCGCCATGGCCGAGGCGATCCATCGCGCCCTCCTGATGCCGCGCGAGCAGCGACGCGAACGGATGCACCTGATGCGCGCCCTGGTCAGCGAGCACAATATCTATTTCTGGGCCGGGCGGATGCTCCTGGAGGCCGCCCGTCTGCGCAAGCGCCAGCGGATCGAGGACCAGATCGTGGAGGTCACCGCCCCCTTCAACTGGCGGCGGCGCGGGGGTCGCCGATGAGCGGCCCGCCCGTGCCGGGACCACCGGGCCATCCCCCCAGTCCGCGGGAGTATCCCGACTGGGCACGCGAGTGGGCGCTCTTTCTGGATATCGACGGGACCCTACTCGAGCTGGCGCCCGAACCCCAGGCGGTGCGGGTGCCGCCCGGGCTGGCGGCCCGGATCGCGACCCTGGCCCAGGGTCTGGGCGGGGCCCTGGCCCTGGTGAGCGGCCGACCCTTGAGCGACATCGACCGGTTCTTTCCCGGCCGCTTCGATGCGGCCGGGACCCACGGCGCGCAGTGGCGCCTGGGCGGGACCGAGACCGCGCCAGCGCCGCCGGTCGATGAGGCCCTGGCCGGGATTGTCGCGCTCCTGCGGGAAGGGACGAACCGCCTGCCCGGTGTCATCCTGGAGCCTAAGCCCCATGCGCTTGCGATGCACTACCGGCTGGCCCCGCAGTGGGAGGCGCAGGTCCGGTCCCTGGCGGGACGCGCGGCCGAGCGACTGGGCCCGGCCTTTCGCCTCCAGGCCGGCAAGCTGGTCGTCGAGCTGCTGCCGGCCGCGGCCGGCAAGGGTGCGGCCATCCGGCGTTTCATGGGGCAGCCCCCCTATGCCGGGCGCACCCCGGTCTTCGTCGGCGACGACCTGACCGACGAGGACGGCTTCGCCGTGGTCAACGCGCTCGGCGGCCTCTCCATCCGCGTCGGGGAACGGGAACCGACCCTGGCGCAGTCGCGGCTGCCATCACCGGCCGCCGTGCGCGACTGGCTTGAAGGCCTGGCGGCGCATTCAATGAGACAGACATGATGAGACAAGAGACCAGCGACCTGGACCTCGGGGTCATCGGCAACGGGACCCTGGCCGCCCTGATCGACCGTTACGCCACCGTGGTCTGGTGCGGCTACCCGCGCCTGGACGGCGACCCGGTGTTTTGCAGCCTGCTCAACGGCCCCCGGTCCTATCGGCCGGAGGAGCCCGACAATGGCGGCTATTTCGCCTGCGAGCTGGTCGGGCCCCTGGCCGAGACCCGGCAGTGGTACCAGATCAATTCGGCGGTCCTGGTCACCCGGCTCGAGGACCAGGCGGGTAACGCCATCGAGGTCACCGATTTCGTCCCCCGTTTCGTGCAGTTCGAGCGGATGTTCCGTCCCCCGACCCTGATCCGGCGGCTGGTGGCCGTGAAGGGCCGACCGCACCTGCGGGTGCGGGTGCGTCCGCGCTTCGCCTACGGCGAGGTATCGCCGCAGATCACGCTCGGCTCCAACCATGTCCGCTACCAGAGTCAGGCCGGTACCCTGCGTCTCACCACCGATGCGCCGCTGTCCTATGTGGTCGAGGAGACGCCCTTCCTGCTCGAGGGCCCGCTCACCTTCATCCTGGGCGGCGACGAATCGCTGACCGCGGGCATCGCCGACACCGCCCGGCGCTTCCTGGAGCGCACCCTCGACCACTGGCATAACTGGGTCCGCGCCCTGTCCATCCCCTTCGAGTGGCAGGAGGCGGTGATCCGCGCGGCCATCACCCTGAAGCTGTGCAATTTCGAGGAAACCGGGGCCATCGTCGCGGCCCTGACCACCTCGATCCCGGAGGCCCCCGGCAGCCAACGCAATTGGGACTACCGTTTCTGCTGGCTGCGCGATGCCTACTTCGTGGTCAGCGCGCTCAACCGCCTGGGCACCACGCGCGCCATGGAGGCCTATCTCGGCTATATCGCCAATATCGTCGCCGAGAGCGAGGACCGGATGCTCAAACCCTGCTATGGGATCACCCGCCGGGTCGACCTCGATGAGCGCATCGCCCCGGCCCTGCCGGGATACCGCGGGATGGGGCCGGTGCGGATCGGCAACCAGGCCCATCTCCAGGTTCAGAACGATGTCTACGGCAGTGTCATCCTGGCCGCGACCCACGCCTTCTTCGACCGCCGCCTGCCGCTCGCCGGTCACCCGGCCCTGTTCGAGCGGCTGGAGCATTTGGGTCAGTTGGCCATTGCCGTCTTCGACCAGCCGGACGCCGGCCCCTGGGAACTGCGCAACCGCCCGGCCGTTCACACCTTCTCCGCCGTGATGTGCTGGGCCGGCTGCGACCGCCTGGCGCGGATTGCGAGCGTGCTAGAGCTGCCCGAGCGCACCGCGCAGTGGCGGCAGGCGGCCGATCGCCTGCACGCCGAGATCGCCGCGCGGGCCTGGAACCCGACGTTGGGCAGCTTTGTTGCCACCTTCGATGGCGACACCCTGGATGCGAGCCTGCTGCTCCTGCACGAACTGGATTTCGTCGCTGCCGAGGACCCCCGCTTCATCGGCACCGTCGAGGCGATCGGGCGGACCCTGAGACGCGGCGATCTACTCTTGCGCTACGGGGTGGAGGACGACTTCGGCCGGCCCGAGACCGCCTTCACCATCTGCACCTTCTGGTACATCGACGCCCTGGCCGCCCTGGGCCGACGCGCGGAGGCGCGCCGGCTGTTCGAGTCCATCCTCGACCGGCGCAATGCACTGGGGCTGCTCTCCGAGGATATCCATCCCGAGACCGGCGAACTCTGGGGCAACTACCCCCAGACCTATTCCATGGTGGGGCTCATACACTGTGCCGCGCGGCTCTCGCGCAGTTGGGAGGAGGCGCTGTGACATCCCCTGCGCCGCGTTCAGTCGGCGGGTGAGAGACCTGAAGTGGGCTATACTGCCGCCGATCCTCGTACCGTCGCGGTTGCTCAGTCGGAGAGAATACGAAGCCTATGTATCCAAATGTTGTCGGCCTACTCGTCGGGACTCTGTTCTTCGCCTTTTCTCTGACCCCCTCGCTGCTGCCAAGGCCGTTTTTAATTCAGGGCATTCTTTCCGGCCTGTCATTTTCGGCCGGCTATGGCCTTGGCGTCGCGACGCTAGCCCTGTGGGACTATCTGCAGTTGCCGGTATGGCGCCGGCGCACCGCGATCGTCATCAAGTCCGGCGCGGCGCTGCTCTGCCTGGTGGTCGCGGTCAGTTTTCTGTGGCAGGCGACCCATTGGCAAAACGCGCTCCGCGAGCTGATGGGCATGGAGGAGTCAACCGGCCTGCAACCGTTGCTGCTCGGCCCGATCGCCGTGTTGGTGTTCGTCGTCGTGCTGGCGCTGGCCCGCGCGTTCCGCTGGGTGTTTCGGGTTCTTTCGGTCCAACTGCGGCGTTTCGTGCCGCCGAGAATTTCACATCTCCTCGGTATCGTTGCCGCGGTCGCGCTGTTCTGGTCCGTGATCGACGGGGTTTTGCTGAGCGGCCTGCTGCATGTCGCCGATCGTTCGTTTCAGCAACTCGATGCGCTGATTCAGCCCGATTTGCCGCAGCCGACCCATTCCGACCAGACCGGCAGCCTGGCGTCCCTGATCAATTGGGAAGACCTCGGCCGCCAGGGCCGCAGTTTCGTGGCGGGCGGACCCGACGCCAAAGCCCTGAGCGATTTTTTTTCGGCCCCGCTGCCGGCGCCGATCCGCGTCTATGTCGGCTTGAATTCAGCCGACAGTCCCGAACGCAGAGCGCGTCTGGCACTGGAAGAATTAAAGCGCGTGGGCGGCTTCAAACGCTCGGTACTGCTGCTGGTGACACCGACCGGCACCGGCTGGATCGATGCAGCGTCGCAGGACCCGGTCGAGTACCTGCATCGTGGCGACATTGCCACGGTGGCGGCCCAGTATTCGTATCTGAACAGCCCGCTCGCACTGCTGACCGAGGGCGCGTATGGCGCCGAAATGGCCCGCGTCCTGTTCTCGGAGGTCTATGGCTACTGGCGCAGCCTGCCCCGCGACGCGCGGCCGAGGCTTTACCTCAACGGATTGAGCCTGGGTTCATTGAACTCCGATCGCTCGTTCGATCTTTATGACATCATCGATGACCCGTTCAACGGCGCACTCTGGAGCGGCCCACCCTTCCGCAACGACACCTGGCGGCGCATGACCGATCAGCGCGATCCCGGATCGCCCGCCTGGCTGCCCCGCTTTCGCGGCGGGTCGGTGGTGCGATTCATGAACCAGGACGGCGGACTGGACCGCGGCGACCAACCCTGGGGGGCCTTTCGGATCGCCTTCCTCCAGTACGCGAGCGACCCGATCACCTTCTTCAGTCCACAGTCGGCGTGGCGAGAGCCGCAATGGCTGCAGGCACCCCGCGGCCCCGACGTGTCGCCCGACCTGCGCTGGTTTCCGCTCGTGACAATGCTGCAACTGGCTGCCGACATGGTGGTCGGCGAGACCCCGAAGGGCTTCGGACACGAATTCGCGTCGGCACACTACATCGACGCATGGCTGGCGCTGACCGAACCGCAAGGCTGGAGCGACGCCGAGGTGGCGCGGCTAAAGGCGATCTTCAAATGATCGGCGAACCACGCACAAGAGCTGCCGCCGCGCGCTCGCCTTGGCCGACCACGCGGCGGGCGAGCGGGAATTGCTGAGTCCTGCCCGGATTCCTTGCGCCCTTCCATCGCCCTGATGTCACGTTTCAGTTGTTTCGGCAGACCCCCAGGGCCCCGCCCCGACGCGGACCCGGGCAGCACGGCCCGGGTCGGCCCGCGGGACGCGGCTGGCCGTCCGGTGACCGCGGGGGCGCCCCTGTCCGTCGTCAACGGCAACAGCACGCCCGCCATCAGCCTCGCCCAGGCGGGGAGCGGGAGCAGCGGCTTCCTGTCCGCCGCCGACTGGGCCAGTTTCAACGCCAAGGGCAACGGAACCGTGACCCAGGTCTCGGGCCTGGGTGCAATCTCGGTCGCCAACGGCACCAGCACCCCGGTGGTCAGCCTGGGCCTGGTCCCGGTCGCGAACGGGGGCACCGGGGCCACGACCCTGTCCGGGTTCCTGGTGGGCAACGGCACCGGCGCCGTGACCGGTCAGGCGTCGATCCCGACCACGGCACTCTCGGGCACACTCAACGCGGCCCGGCTGCCGGCCCTGGGGGGCGACATCAGCTCGACGGCGGGGAGTGCGAGCGCCACCGTGATCCGGCTCCAGGGCCGCGCGGTCGCGGCCACGGCCCCGTCCGAGGGCCAGGTGTTGACCTACAGCACCGCCACCTCGTCTTGGGCACCCGCGACACCGAGCACGGGGGGCGGCGGACGCAATATTCTGATCAGCCGGTTCGTCGTGCTCCCCGGCACCAGCTTGCCGTCCTATACGACCGTATTCGGACCCCAGGCGCTCAGCACCACCGAGTCGTTCGTCCAGCAGGTGATGCCGGTCGCCTGCACCGCCGGCAGTATGATCGGAAGGGTACCGTCGGGGTCCCTGTCCATCACCGCCACCCTGTTCCGGAACGGGGCCGCTACCGGTGTCAGTTGCAATCTCGCGGGCGGGTCCCAATGCACGGGATCGGGAACGGCGGCCATCGCGGGCCGAGCTCGTCGGTGACCTCCTGTCATTGCGAGATGGTCGTCGTCGATCTGCTCGGCGAGAAGCGCAAGCCGACCTGCAAACCGAGTGGGATGGAAGAGGAGACGGCGCCCGAGGCGCCGCCGCCAGAGGACGGGAAGACGGGCGCCGACGGCGCGCGGTCCCGCGAAACGCCCCGGCTTGAACAAGCGTAGCAAGACCCACCAGTTGACGATCCACCAAGAGATTCCGGTTCCCCCAGTATAGCTTCTGCCGGCGGGATCACGCATAAAGGGCTATTCGGCGCTCCGGCGGCACCGGGCCGCGACGACCCGCCGGGCAGGGTCGCCAAGGGCCGGTCGGACCCGGCCGGACCCGGGCGACGCAGGGCCAGGCTTGGAATAGGGGCAGCAGGGGCCCACTCTCTGCCCCACGCACCTTCGTGCCCAACGACAGAGGACCTCAGC
The DNA window shown above is from Candidatus Thiodictyon syntrophicum and carries:
- a CDS encoding alpha,alpha-trehalose-phosphate synthase (UDP-forming), producing the protein MRMALRFIVPLLLVLGGIAWAATPVLSELLQRWFRADVESRSQLVFDSINDTVARLVKDAAGPRIDLLFQHITRDERLLAVGLCAPDGRLSHRSTTWPKTLGCPRRAGGAPAFTVAPRSDGAVLTAVFPLSHDKIDLGDLIIVHDLSFIERRGAKLERYLAVFIAALGLVIAAVTVAVALAVRRGWVRAVRKGLAPIVSGRAPEPEPEPEIARLVAEMREMLRDLDVPRGISEAIRVDWNPDTLRHLLKSELPGAEVIVVSNREPYIHNREGDTIRVQRPASGLVTALEPITRACGGTWIAHGSGSADEQTVDRQDHLQVPPEAPAYTLRRVWLSEEEQEGYYYGLANEGLWPLCHIVFVRPTFRASDWAQYVAVNRKFAEAVVAEAQSPNPLVLVQDYHFALLPQMVRERLPGATIITFWHIPWPNPEVFGICPWREEILQGLLGSSILGFHTQFHCLNFLDSVDRFLECHIDREQSTARTGGRTTLVRPYPISIEWPPTALVGQPPVAECRVQVRRSYDLDPAVLLAVGVERFDYTKGIADRFRAVENLLEHHPEWIGRFTLLQIAAPTRSKLPAYRQTQAEAEAVATGVNQRFGRPGWWPIALVARHHEPEQVFTLFRAADLCLVSSLHDGMNLVAKEFVAARDDDDGVLVLSSFAGVSRELLEALIVNPYDSGAMAEAIHRALLMPREQRRERMHLMRALVSEHNIYFWAGRMLLEAARLRKRQRIEDQIVEVTAPFNWRRRGGRR
- the otsB gene encoding trehalose-phosphatase; amino-acid sequence: MSGPPVPGPPGHPPSPREYPDWAREWALFLDIDGTLLELAPEPQAVRVPPGLAARIATLAQGLGGALALVSGRPLSDIDRFFPGRFDAAGTHGAQWRLGGTETAPAPPVDEALAGIVALLREGTNRLPGVILEPKPHALAMHYRLAPQWEAQVRSLAGRAAERLGPAFRLQAGKLVVELLPAAAGKGAAIRRFMGQPPYAGRTPVFVGDDLTDEDGFAVVNALGGLSIRVGEREPTLAQSRLPSPAAVRDWLEGLAAHSMRQT
- a CDS encoding glycoside hydrolase family 15 protein, giving the protein MMRQETSDLDLGVIGNGTLAALIDRYATVVWCGYPRLDGDPVFCSLLNGPRSYRPEEPDNGGYFACELVGPLAETRQWYQINSAVLVTRLEDQAGNAIEVTDFVPRFVQFERMFRPPTLIRRLVAVKGRPHLRVRVRPRFAYGEVSPQITLGSNHVRYQSQAGTLRLTTDAPLSYVVEETPFLLEGPLTFILGGDESLTAGIADTARRFLERTLDHWHNWVRALSIPFEWQEAVIRAAITLKLCNFEETGAIVAALTTSIPEAPGSQRNWDYRFCWLRDAYFVVSALNRLGTTRAMEAYLGYIANIVAESEDRMLKPCYGITRRVDLDERIAPALPGYRGMGPVRIGNQAHLQVQNDVYGSVILAATHAFFDRRLPLAGHPALFERLEHLGQLAIAVFDQPDAGPWELRNRPAVHTFSAVMCWAGCDRLARIASVLELPERTAQWRQAADRLHAEIAARAWNPTLGSFVATFDGDTLDASLLLLHELDFVAAEDPRFIGTVEAIGRTLRRGDLLLRYGVEDDFGRPETAFTICTFWYIDALAALGRRAEARRLFESILDRRNALGLLSEDIHPETGELWGNYPQTYSMVGLIHCAARLSRSWEEAL
- a CDS encoding alpha/beta hydrolase, whose amino-acid sequence is MYPNVVGLLVGTLFFAFSLTPSLLPRPFLIQGILSGLSFSAGYGLGVATLALWDYLQLPVWRRRTAIVIKSGAALLCLVVAVSFLWQATHWQNALRELMGMEESTGLQPLLLGPIAVLVFVVVLALARAFRWVFRVLSVQLRRFVPPRISHLLGIVAAVALFWSVIDGVLLSGLLHVADRSFQQLDALIQPDLPQPTHSDQTGSLASLINWEDLGRQGRSFVAGGPDAKALSDFFSAPLPAPIRVYVGLNSADSPERRARLALEELKRVGGFKRSVLLLVTPTGTGWIDAASQDPVEYLHRGDIATVAAQYSYLNSPLALLTEGAYGAEMARVLFSEVYGYWRSLPRDARPRLYLNGLSLGSLNSDRSFDLYDIIDDPFNGALWSGPPFRNDTWRRMTDQRDPGSPAWLPRFRGGSVVRFMNQDGGLDRGDQPWGAFRIAFLQYASDPITFFSPQSAWREPQWLQAPRGPDVSPDLRWFPLVTMLQLAADMVVGETPKGFGHEFASAHYIDAWLALTEPQGWSDAEVARLKAIFK